Proteins from a single region of Hordeum vulgare subsp. vulgare chromosome 6H, MorexV3_pseudomolecules_assembly, whole genome shotgun sequence:
- the LOC123401353 gene encoding pentatricopeptide repeat-containing protein At1g01970: protein MRALLSLSKLARRLPTPLPATRVAAPLLQRHLHADTAPPPQTPPPFASRILQSEESPPPSTELEHAQPAPDPVLDEFLARLVTALRPTLAAAFPTHTRLVLDEMLRLIAEAVLNSLSGADPGPDTVELSDDLWAAVWEVSASVREAMRRDQVRADLRNYLHSDDVKEMTRFAVDVGIRGAMLRELRFKWAREKLEEVEFYRGLDVMHQQADADAADSPAAPPPARLTALPQRKGEVKFKISGLDLSDPKWAEVAERAAESEAHFVPEEAKAVDGKAKKAEEQLLAVEPRKGNPIPAMEEWKEELRPKRVDWLALLERVKARNVELYLKIAEILLDEDSFAANIRDYSKLIDLHSKATHVLDAERILGKMKEKDIAPDILTSITLVHMYSKSGNLEQATRAFDFIEKEGLQPDTRLFTSMISACINAGVPKQAEKLLKKMDELSMKPSRELYMDVMRAYAERNLVDGAQMMRTQMSMAGIEPTLECFTLLIEAYGRAGNPDPAYEAFEQMRKNGHEPDDRCLAGMMTGLMKTNQLDQALKLLLSLKEGVKPGVKTNLVLLDWLSMLQLVQEAEQLVQKIRKAGEEPLEIHVYLADMYAKSRQEEKARKSLKILEEKKRLLKADHFERIIRGLQQGGFWEDAKKYFKMMKSRGFVPSATVEAGVRGVVPPAGRYQG from the exons ATGAGAGCCCTCCTCTCCCTTTCCAAGCTTGCCCGTCGTCTCCCCACCCCCCTGCCCGCCACCAGGGTCGCAGCGCCCCTCCTCCAACGGCACCTCCATGCCGACACCGCACCTCCTCCTCAAACGCCGCCCCCTTTTGCCTCCCGTATCCTCCAATCCGAAGAGAGCCCGCCCCCGAGCACTGAGTTGGAACATGCTCAGCCCGCCCCCGACCCTGTCCTCGATGAGTTCCTCGCCCGCTTGGTCACCGCGCTCCGTCCGACACTTGCTGCCGCCTTCCCCACCCACACCCGCCTCGTGCTCGACGAAATGCTTCGTCTTATCGCGGAGGCCGTCCTTAACAGCCTCTCCGGAGCCGATCCGGGGCCAGACACCGTCGAGCTCAGCGACGACCTCTGGGCGGCGGTGTGGGAGGTCAGCGCCTCCGTGCGCGAGGCCATGCGCCGGGACCAGGTCCGCGCCGACCTCCGTAACTACCTCCACTCCGACGATGTCAAGGAGATGACGCGGTTCGCCGTCGACGTAGGCATCCGCGGCGCCATGCTCCGTGAGCTGCGCTTCAAGTGGGCCCGCGAGAAGCTCGAGGAGGTCGAATTCTACCGCGGCCTCGACGTCATGCACCAACAGGCTGATGCGGATGCGGCTGATAGCCCTGCCGCACCCCCGCCGGCGAGGCTAACCGCGTTGCCGCAGAGGAAGGGGGAGGTTAAGTTCAAGATCTCTGGGTTGGACTTGTCAGACCCAAAGTGGGCTGAGGTCGCTGAGCGGGCGGCTGAATCTGAGGCACACTTTGTGCCAGAGGAGGCCAAGGCTGTAGATGGGAAGGCGAAGAAGGCCGAGGAGCAACTGCTGGCGGTTGAGCCGAGGAAAGGCAACCCAATTCCTGCCATGGAGGAGTGGAAGGAGGAGCTCCGACCAAAGCGCGTTGACTGGTTGGCACTCCTTGAGCGGGTTAAGGCCCGTAATGTTGAGCTGTATCTCAAG ATTGCTGAAATTCTTTTGGATGAAGATTCATTTGCTGCAAATATCCGAGATTACTCCAAGTTAATTGATCTTCACTCTAAAGCAACTCACGTGCTAGATGCAGAAAGGATACTTGGTAAAATGAAAGAGAAGGATATTGCACCTGATATCCTCACATCCATCACCTTAGTCCACATGTATAGCAAATCTGGCAATCTTGAACAAGCCACGCGGGCGTTTGACTTTATCGAAAAGGAGGGTCTCCAACCAGATACGAGACTGTTTACATCAATGATTAGTGCCTGTATTAACGCTGGAGTTCCGAAACAAGCAGAGAAATTGCTCAAAAAAATGGACGAGCTTTCCATGAAACCCAGCAGGGAACTATACATGGATGTGATGCGGGCATATGCTGAGCGTAACCTAGTAGATGGAGCTCAAATGATGAGAACACAAATGTCAATGGCTGGAATCGAACCCACGTTGGAGTGCTTCACATTGCTTATAGAAGCATATGGACGGGCTGGCAACCCTGATCCTGCATATGAAGCGTTTGAACAGATGAGGAAGAATGGGCATGAACCAGATGACCGTTGCCTGGCTGGTATGATGACTGGACTCATGAAGACGAACCAGCTGGATCAGGCTTTGAAGTTGCTGCTGAGTTTAAAGGAGGGGGTTAAACCCGGAGTGAAGACAAATCTGGTCCTGCTGGATTGGCTGTCCATGTTGCAGTTGGTGCAAGAGGCTGAACAACTTGTACAGAAGATAAGAAAGGCGGGAGAAGAGCCCCTAGAGATCCATGTTTACCTTGCTGATATGTATGCGAAATCACGCCAGGAAGAGAAAGCCCGCAAATCCCTCAAGATCTTGGAAGAGAAGAAGAGACTACTGAAGGCTGATCACTTTGAGAGGATTATAAGAGGCCTTCAGCAAGGGGGTTTCTGGGAAGAtgcaaaaaaatatttcaaaatgatGAAATCTCGTGGCTTTGTTCCATCAGCAACAGTCGAGGCCGGGGTCAGGGGCGTCGTTCCCCCGGCTGGCAGGTATCAGGGTTAA